TTTACTTGACTTTAGACAAGTCAGCTAAACAAAATTATAActtgaattaaatcagaatTATATCCAACAAAACCAGATAGATTTAACTGTATTGGAgactgctgttctgttgctgtatctcaatcatgttttgtgctgtttacacATGACAGACTGCGATTATTCTCTGCTGAGCCCCTTTCTCCTGCCCCTTACATGCCCCACTGGGCATCTCAGGCCCGCTGCTCACTTTCCTCACACCTTTGTGGTTTATCAAAAACAGCTAACTGTcaagtgttttttaatttttttattaactcattgagtgccagccctatacgtatatatacgtcaatggcactcaatgagtgaAGGGATGAACTGATGTTTAGGAATGCTGTCCTTTTGGAGAGCTCGCAGTGCAATCCCACAAGGGcacttttaacagattttctcctTTGTTATGAGAAATTTATCTGTGAAACCAAAAAACAGATGCACCATACAGATCATCAGTCCTCAATTCTAAACAAGAAGTGGTAGTGGAGTTGTGAAGCTGAGCAGCACTGGTCTCTGCTTGTCATATCATGTCAGTGTTTTATTGACAGACCCCTGGctgtaaaacatatttcatgCAACATTAGATTTATAAATGTAACAATTTCTCCTAATACAATACTATAGcacatttgaaaatatatcaGTATACCTTGAAAATGCAactatttcccagccctacttcattttgtgcaataaTCTGGATTCTGGAATTATACACGTATCACAATAGAGGGGTTACAACTCAATATAAATGAGAGACAGATAGTAATTGCATATAACAAAATCTGAGTTGCAGAGGCTGCAGTATTTTGACAATGAAAAATGTGAGACAGAAGCAGAATTATattgcagagctgcagagctaaTTATGTTCTTTAACAGATGATTGGTATTTGTTTACAttcaaaaatgtgtgcaaaaattGTGCTTGTGTAATTAATTTGTTGTCCTGTTATGTGTGCTAacatggtgatgatggtgtttttaTGCAGCTGCTGGGGATGGCCTTGGTGGGAATCGGACTGTGGGCCTGGAGTGAGAAGGTAAAAGAAACTAAGAgctttttgatgattaaaacatgaaatacagtCTTTAGTGGAAATATAGTGACTTGATTTCTTTTAAGGTCATCGTTTTGTTTTGATTACCAtataacaaaaacatctttgataAAAGGCTTACATGATATCCTGTTTTTAAGCTATTTTGTGTTACACATCATCAAAACTGTGCATGTAAAAACAATGGACTAGATGGCTGTATGTAGATGAAAAGGTGCCTGTTTCACATATCAGTgacatgggatatatttcacatcggTCTGGAAAACATCCTTTGGTCTGTGTTGGGAAGGACAGAACCAGGGATTGGACAAACATTATGTTGATCACATTtattacagaccaatcagagcaacaagacatgTGACGTAGTGCATCCAGGACCCTTTGGGGTATTGGCACCAAATATCTTAGGGGGGATGCAAGGCTTTGCCTGCGTTAAGGGTGCATCAGTTAGATTTGCATATAATAACAACAGTTGAAATGAAACACTTATTTAATAGACAATTTAAAGGtattttggtaaaaataaagacatgccTTTACTTTAAGTTTTATCACTGAAACAACTGAATTAGTTGCTCTTTTAAAGGTATGTGTCCAGCCATGGAAATACCACAAACAAGTCTCCTCAGGGGCCTTTTTGTGTTATTAATGTATTATGAAAGTGTGGTTTCTAAGCTTTCCAATGATGTGTAACACatgaaaatcagaaatatttaaagatgatgtggCCATTTGTATATTTGCACTCGTAAAACtagttttgtgaaaaaaatagctctTCCGATTACGAGTAATCCCAATCCCACGTAAGTCAATCCATAAATcttcaccatcagtggagccaggTTGTAAATTAAACTCTAACTGAAGCCAGTCAAGAGAAGAGACAAAACATCTTTCCCACTAAGAGAatctttcagtgttgttttttgctcttattttaataaatattttccaTTTGTGGTAAACTGGTCTtatagctgcatccacgctAGTCTCTTCACCAGcaaccattgtttacaggcttgcagtcacttcaACCAAACTGTAGAACTGCCTTTTTCTCCTCAAATAATGCTGAGTGGTCCCACAATTGTCAGACCGggcacaaacatttcacatcagagctttgcaagacttatcctcctgatgacagacatgaagtcTAGCCATTGTATTGGCTTTGGAAGGCCAGGAGAAAGAAGCTGTAGCTACAGGAGACTGTAAACAATTACCCCTGAAGAAAGTGCTTTTGATGCAGgtgtagcagcagtttgatcagaactggatgatatttattaaaagaagagtgACGAAtgtcactgaaagcttttcttggtggaaaagacgTTTTCTGGGGGGTCAGCGTCTTCTACATCAcatgatttgttgctctgattggcctgtaatgaatgtgaaacaGGAGGTTGGTCTTTATAACCAAGTGAAGGTTTTTGAATACATCTAGCTCTAAAATTTGTAATAAACCAAAGTGAACTGAGTCAAAGAGCTGCATTAGTTGGCTGAAGCATCCAGATTCTCTCAGAGTTTGTTCAGGTTTTAAGTTGTTTTCAGTCTCTGTGTCCTTTTTGGCAAACTCTCAGTGTCCTGAAAGAGATCCAGCTGACTTAATCCAAGTGTTTGttcaatctctctctctctctctctctcctgcagggTGTTCTGTCCAACATCTCATCCATCACAGATCTTGGGGGTCTGGACCCCGTCTGGCTCTTCATGGTGGTCGGGGGGGTCATGTTCATTCTTGGATTTGCAGGATGCATCGGAGCACTGCgagaaaatacatttctacTCAAGTTTGTACGTTTTGGAGAAAGATTTTCCGtcttaattaaaaaacatcaaacagatTGGAGAATTTTCAGCGTTTCTTTGTatctaaatgtgttttcttctttgtttttatgttgtagtTCTCTGTCTTTCTGGGGATCATCTTTTTCTTGGAGCTGACAACAGGCGTGCTGGCATTCGTGTTTAAGGACTGGATCAAAGATCAGCTCAACCTGTtcatcaacaacaacatcagAGCGTACAGGGATGACATCGACCTGCAGAACCTTATTGATTTCACCCAGGAATATGTGAGTTAGCCATCGGGACACTGAGTATGAAAATTATACtgagatgaaaacaaaatatgtccatGAATGTCCACATTGAACTTAGGTAGCTCGGTAAAggtcaatatcagctgataGTCACATTGCTAAAACTTGCAGTCACCAGGAATAACTGGAGTAGGATATGTAGTAGCGTAGATGAGTAAAGTAGTGTTTCATCTGACAGACAGAGATCAGAGATCAGCGGTGTTggccaacagcagcagctctaaACCTGTTCTGATCAGGCTTTACACTTCTGAATCCAAAATCTGGTCTGAGTGGATTTAAGCCATTCTTACTGAGTGCAGCCAATCAGGTCAGCAGGCCAGGCGAGTTCACTCCTGGTGTAGTTTAATTGTGTGAACCTGAACAGcctctaacaacaacaacagcctCTAACAGTTTTCCCCTCTCCTCAGTGGGAATGTTGCGGAGCGTTCGGAGCAGAtgactggaacctgaacatctATTTCAACTGCACCGACGGGAATCCAAGCCGGGAGAAGTGTGGCGTTCCCTTCTCCTGCTGCACTAAAGACCCAGCGGTATGAGACCCGCACTCtgtattttcacacttttacaAGCAGAAGTGAAGCAGCACCAGCAGGAACAAGAAGGACGGGCTATTTTGTCACCAATGTTTGGTCATCCTGTCAGCGTCTCAGCAAAACTAAATTTTACTctagatttttatgttttagtcttttttcaAGTTGTAACTTCTAACTGAATAGACACATTGCATAAATTAAGTTCAACTTTGATTAACTGTCAAGCCTTTTATTCCACTTGCTGGAAGGGAGCCTCCTATTGTCTTTTATCAGCCTCAACATTCTTCAGTCtatgctgtttatttatttaattatcagCCATAATGTCAGAACCTATCAAGGTAGACTTACCACGAGCTACCTGAGGGAGAAACCAG
This genomic stretch from Cheilinus undulatus linkage group 22, ASM1832078v1, whole genome shotgun sequence harbors:
- the tspan5a gene encoding tetraspanin-5a isoform X1, with translation MTGNHFKGQEVSCCIKYFIFGFNILFWLLGMALVGIGLWAWSEKGVLSNISSITDLGGLDPVWLFMVVGGVMFILGFAGCIGALRENTFLLKFFSVFLGIIFFLELTTGVLAFVFKDWIKDQLNLFINNNIRAYRDDIDLQNLIDFTQEYWECCGAFGADDWNLNIYFNCTDGNPSREKCGVPFSCCTKDPAEDVINTQCGYDIRAKPDSEQKDYINVKGCVPQFEKWLQDNLTLVAGIFIGVALLQIFGICLAQNLVSDIEAVQASWVPPPLSMRRLPPHSSKKASAYYT
- the tspan5a gene encoding tetraspanin-5a isoform X3, with protein sequence MTGNHFKGQEVSCCIKYFIFGFNILFWLLGMALVGIGLWAWSEKGVLSNISSITDLGGLDPVWLFMVVGGVMFILGFAGCIGALRENTFLLKFFSVFLGIIFFLELTTGVLAFVFKDWIKDQLNLFINNNIRAYRDDIDLQNLIDFTQEYWECCGAFGADDWNLNIYFNCTDGNPSREKCGVPFSCCTKDPAEDVINTQCGYDIRAKPDSEQKDYINVKGCVPQFEKWLQDNLTLVAGIFIGVALLQIFGICLAQNLVSDIEAVQASCFFT
- the tspan5a gene encoding tetraspanin-5a isoform X2: MTGNHFKGQEVSCCIKYFIFGFNILFWLLGMALVGIGLWAWSEKGVLSNISSITDLGGLDPVWLFMVVGGVMFILGFAGCIGALRENTFLLKFFSVFLGIIFFLELTTGVLAFVFKDWIKDQLNLFINNNIRAYRDDIDLQNLIDFTQEYWECCGAFGADDWNLNIYFNCTDGNPSREKCGVPFSCCTKDPAEDVINTQCGYDIRAKPDSEQKDYINVKGCVPQFEKWLQDNLTLVAGIFIGVALLQIFGICLAQNLVSDIEAVQASCFVSLNAPP